A region from the Mucilaginibacter sp. CSA2-8R genome encodes:
- a CDS encoding YetF domain-containing protein yields MNFDWHTILMNDLDWGYFIEIVLRTLIMFIFVLVFLRLSGKKGVRQLSLFEVAIIIALGSAAGDPMFNKDTAILPSLLVFVVILIVYRAITYFAARNEKIESLLEGEPMYIIEDGEFTLNEESDNTFAKDEFFAEMRAQSIEHLGQVKTALLETNGQVSFFYYEDDQVKPGLPVLPKPYKEKSDLVTKKSNYACTYCGKIQHLNGPAKCDRCGHNEWVQAINTLRIT; encoded by the coding sequence ATGAATTTTGACTGGCATACTATACTGATGAACGATCTCGATTGGGGTTATTTCATCGAAATTGTTCTCCGAACACTCATCATGTTCATATTTGTACTCGTTTTTTTGCGCCTGTCGGGTAAAAAAGGGGTCAGGCAACTTAGTTTGTTTGAGGTAGCTATAATCATTGCCCTAGGTTCGGCCGCTGGCGATCCTATGTTTAACAAAGACACCGCCATCCTTCCATCTCTATTAGTGTTTGTAGTAATATTAATTGTTTATAGGGCCATAACTTACTTTGCTGCCAGAAACGAAAAAATTGAAAGTTTACTGGAAGGCGAACCTATGTATATAATTGAGGATGGCGAATTTACCCTGAACGAAGAAAGTGACAATACTTTTGCCAAGGATGAGTTTTTTGCCGAAATGAGGGCTCAAAGTATTGAACATTTAGGGCAGGTAAAAACTGCACTACTCGAAACTAACGGTCAGGTAAGCTTTTTTTATTATGAAGATGACCAAGTAAAACCTGGCTTGCCGGTTTTGCCGAAACCGTATAAGGAAAAATCTGATCTGGTAACAAAAAAAAGCAACTATGCCTGCACCTATTGCGGAAAAATTCAACATCTAAACGGCCCAGCCAAATGTGACCGTTGCGGCCATAATGAGTGGGTTCAAGCAATAAATACACTCAGAATCACATAA
- a CDS encoding GDSL-type esterase/lipase family protein — protein MATILAFKQPAKKLNIIFIGDSITHGTTSKDLSPPIYTGNYLRQQNKWTGVNVYNAGVSGYTTVDFLPDTHKGFNKVRSLGDSLALDQTSDLVISIMLGTNDSAIKGPNGSPVSPEAYYSNLKTITDTLLTRYPQCKIVYHYPIWYSSNTHNRGATYLQEGQQRIRLYWMEVDKLVKILHKAGVRRIYKGDNKAYDYFEKNYPTDFRAENGPSGTFYLHPNQKGDAALGQFWAKAISKAIR, from the coding sequence ATGGCTACAATATTGGCGTTTAAACAACCTGCTAAAAAGCTGAACATAATTTTCATCGGCGACAGCATTACACATGGCACTACAAGCAAAGACCTGTCGCCCCCAATTTACACGGGCAACTACCTGCGTCAGCAAAATAAGTGGACTGGCGTCAACGTTTATAATGCCGGTGTAAGTGGCTACACTACAGTTGATTTTTTGCCTGATACGCATAAGGGTTTCAATAAAGTACGTAGCCTTGGTGATAGTTTAGCGCTCGACCAAACTTCGGACTTAGTAATATCCATTATGCTGGGCACCAATGACAGTGCCATCAAGGGGCCTAATGGTTCGCCGGTGTCACCCGAAGCATACTATTCAAATTTAAAAACCATAACCGATACCTTGCTTACACGTTACCCGCAATGCAAAATTGTTTACCACTACCCCATTTGGTACAGCAGCAATACGCATAACCGGGGGGCAACATACCTGCAAGAAGGACAACAGCGTATACGCCTTTACTGGATGGAAGTTGACAAACTGGTAAAAATTCTTCATAAAGCCGGCGTTCGACGTATTTACAAAGGCGACAACAAAGCTTATGATTATTTTGAGAAAAACTACCCGACTGATTTTAGAGCAGAAAACGGCCCCAGCGGAACGTTTTATCTCCATCCCAATCAAAAAGGAGATGCCGCCTTGGGTCAGTTTTGGGCCAAGGCTATTTCAAAAGCAATCAGGTAA
- a CDS encoding site-specific integrase codes for MTKNVAILFYLKKRANAKEQKVPVYMRITVDGKRVEIATGARIEPKLWDPTEGRAKGRTSDIEEINSNLSRLEMKINDTARYLKDYDEEITAEKIKNRYQGKVEKPMMLVEVFQEHNRKVMALVNREFAPATATRYETTLKHTIDFMQWKYNKKDIRVKQIDHHFITEFEFYLRSVRKCNNNSAFKYIKNFGKIVRICLANGWITINPFLNYKIRIKKVDRPFLSKEELDLMASKKFVGTRLDQVRDIFLFSCYTGLAYVDVQKLKRSEIVRGFDGEQWIFTSRQKTDTPSRIPLLPYALSVIEKYRDHPQCEIEDRLLPILSNQKMNAYLKEIADLCGIDKDLTFHIARHTFATTVTLLNGVPIESVSKMLGHTNIKTTQHYARILDLKVGEDMGALRKKLQTS; via the coding sequence ATGACGAAAAATGTCGCTATTCTCTTTTATCTGAAAAAGAGAGCAAATGCCAAAGAGCAGAAAGTTCCGGTTTACATGAGGATAACTGTGGACGGAAAACGGGTAGAAATTGCAACCGGTGCAAGAATCGAGCCCAAGCTATGGGATCCAACTGAAGGACGAGCGAAAGGAAGAACGTCCGACATTGAAGAAATTAACTCAAATCTCAGCAGACTCGAGATGAAGATTAACGACACGGCTCGTTATCTTAAGGACTACGACGAGGAGATTACGGCTGAGAAAATCAAAAACCGATATCAAGGTAAAGTTGAAAAACCAATGATGTTAGTGGAGGTTTTTCAAGAGCATAACCGAAAAGTGATGGCCTTGGTTAACCGAGAGTTTGCCCCCGCAACTGCAACTCGGTATGAAACTACCTTAAAACATACCATTGACTTTATGCAATGGAAGTACAATAAGAAAGATATCCGGGTTAAACAGATAGATCACCATTTTATTACCGAATTTGAGTTTTACCTCCGGTCTGTAAGGAAGTGCAATAATAACTCGGCGTTTAAGTATATTAAGAACTTCGGAAAGATTGTGCGTATCTGCCTTGCCAACGGGTGGATAACAATCAACCCATTCTTAAATTACAAGATCCGGATCAAAAAAGTTGACCGACCTTTTCTTTCCAAAGAAGAGCTTGACTTGATGGCCTCTAAAAAATTTGTGGGTACCAGGCTGGATCAGGTGAGAGACATTTTTTTGTTCAGTTGCTATACCGGCTTGGCATATGTGGACGTACAAAAGTTAAAACGCTCTGAAATTGTTCGCGGCTTTGATGGAGAGCAATGGATCTTTACAAGCCGTCAAAAAACTGACACCCCGTCGCGCATTCCTTTATTACCTTACGCACTATCCGTCATCGAGAAATATCGGGATCATCCCCAATGCGAAATTGAGGACCGGCTTTTGCCGATACTGAGCAATCAGAAAATGAATGCCTACTTAAAGGAAATAGCGGACCTGTGCGGTATAGACAAAGACCTGACTTTCCATATAGCACGGCACACATTTGCTACCACCGTCACCCTATTAAACGGTGTGCCTATTGAAAGCGTATCTAAAATGCTTGGACATACCAACATTAAAACCACTCAGCACTACGCACGGATTTTAGATCTCAAAGTTGGTGAAGATATGGGAGCACTACGAAAGAAGCTGCAAACCAGCTAG
- a CDS encoding ORF6N domain-containing protein — protein sequence MEELSTRDQEIAEKIFLIRGIKVMLDKDLAQMYGTMPKRLRQQVKRNLDRFPQHFMFQLSDKEVDSMVSQNAIPSRQSLGGSLPYAFSEHGILMLANVIKSQQAIAMSIKIIEVFVKFREMLISQKDLLLKFEQLEKLVVQHDEDITAIFQALKQLIQQKNEPREPIGFKFKK from the coding sequence ATGGAAGAACTTAGCACGCGCGATCAGGAGATTGCTGAAAAAATATTTCTTATCAGAGGAATTAAAGTGATGTTGGACAAAGATTTGGCCCAAATGTATGGAACTATGCCAAAACGTTTAAGACAACAGGTTAAACGAAATCTTGATCGTTTTCCACAGCATTTCATGTTTCAACTTTCTGATAAAGAAGTAGACTCTATGGTATCGCAAAATGCGATACCTTCACGCCAGTCATTAGGCGGATCTTTGCCTTACGCTTTTAGTGAACACGGCATTCTAATGCTTGCAAACGTCATTAAGAGTCAGCAGGCAATAGCGATGAGTATTAAAATAATTGAGGTGTTTGTCAAATTCCGAGAAATGCTTATCTCTCAAAAAGATTTGCTGCTTAAATTCGAACAACTCGAAAAATTAGTCGTTCAACACGATGAAGATATTACGGCAATATTTCAGGCCTTGAAACAATTGATACAGCAAAAGAATGAGCCTCGAGAGCCGATAGGCTTTAAATTCAAAAAATAA
- a CDS encoding AAA family ATPase: MKIKPKSRPYMNRLLYIYIEGLDGYEPFDLNLSHKFEMRFDGEKIAMAVKDDLYQSLLGDFVDDINVIAGSNGVGKSTLLRRLAYLLAESEDEDDELSFYALLVYQTAEKEINIFSYMDNDEPIEPILSEEMRDYKIYYQYNPPNLARRIIYYSPFLDFNLLELPTDKDDPTVFDISQTAVIMDDLENNDQIMEIQTSLVYHKLKNSRRQLTFVNAARDRFQLPFKLPQHVYIAFKRLSPDKNDISVGDNSLFDQLQAFCATHFREYPENKMPRELMAQLMFLRNLLTAYFLAINANKSQNILNHRFPKELETKLLAYNGNEPALLRDLLVEFFEQEDVFVESLFRELIDLVDEMIFDKGTRIHFRDTNNALFLGVSTDAPFVGRLTTLIDRVQNSTNARLLTEPLYKLVNFEWQNFSSGEKMFLDLFSRFYDVIGKVKTDERSLVILIDEGEMGFHPSWQIKYVRYLCDFFNELSGGHRMQLILTTHSPLVLSDFPREHVHLFKLENDRRVKMPSIGTFVQNVSALLADDFFIESALVGELARAYVERVIQMINNRDDLVGANDQGKRIEEAIDRIDDPLVRNLLYKSLTGKRND, from the coding sequence ATGAAAATTAAACCGAAGTCACGTCCATACATGAACCGACTGCTATATATTTATATAGAAGGATTAGATGGCTATGAGCCGTTCGACCTAAACCTAAGTCATAAGTTCGAAATGCGTTTTGATGGCGAAAAAATTGCGATGGCGGTCAAAGATGACCTTTATCAATCTCTGCTGGGAGATTTTGTAGATGACATCAATGTGATCGCAGGTAGTAACGGTGTAGGCAAGTCCACCTTATTGCGACGTTTAGCCTATCTATTAGCCGAGTCGGAAGATGAGGATGATGAACTTTCATTCTATGCTTTGCTGGTTTACCAAACAGCTGAGAAGGAAATCAACATCTTTTCATACATGGACAACGATGAACCGATTGAGCCCATTCTCAGCGAGGAGATGCGAGATTATAAAATATATTATCAATACAATCCTCCAAACCTGGCGCGCCGCATCATTTATTATTCTCCATTCCTTGACTTCAATCTCCTAGAACTCCCAACAGACAAGGACGATCCAACAGTTTTTGATATTTCACAAACTGCGGTTATCATGGATGATCTGGAAAATAATGACCAGATCATGGAGATCCAGACCTCACTGGTCTACCACAAATTAAAGAACAGCCGTCGGCAGTTGACTTTTGTGAACGCTGCCCGGGATAGGTTCCAACTACCGTTCAAATTGCCTCAGCATGTATATATCGCCTTTAAACGTCTATCTCCGGATAAAAATGACATTTCGGTTGGCGATAACAGCTTGTTTGATCAACTACAAGCTTTTTGCGCCACACATTTTCGTGAATATCCCGAAAATAAAATGCCTCGTGAATTGATGGCGCAATTGATGTTCCTGCGAAATCTGTTGACCGCCTATTTTTTAGCGATAAATGCGAACAAATCTCAAAACATCCTAAACCACCGCTTTCCAAAAGAGCTAGAAACAAAGCTATTGGCATATAACGGTAATGAGCCTGCTCTGCTGCGCGATCTTTTAGTGGAATTCTTTGAGCAAGAGGATGTGTTCGTAGAAAGTCTATTTCGGGAATTGATCGATCTCGTAGACGAAATGATCTTTGATAAAGGCACGAGGATCCATTTTAGGGACACTAACAATGCGTTGTTTCTTGGCGTCTCCACGGATGCACCCTTTGTTGGTCGTTTAACAACACTGATCGATCGTGTGCAGAATTCGACAAATGCTCGCCTTTTAACGGAGCCCCTTTATAAATTGGTAAATTTTGAGTGGCAGAATTTCAGTAGTGGGGAGAAGATGTTTCTTGATCTGTTTTCGCGGTTCTATGATGTAATCGGCAAAGTCAAAACGGATGAACGCTCATTGGTCATTCTGATAGATGAGGGTGAGATGGGTTTCCATCCCAGTTGGCAAATCAAATATGTCCGGTACTTGTGTGATTTCTTCAATGAGTTAAGTGGCGGGCACCGAATGCAATTGATCTTAACAACCCATTCTCCGCTTGTCTTGTCGGACTTCCCCAGAGAGCATGTGCATCTCTTTAAATTAGAAAATGACAGACGGGTAAAAATGCCATCAATTGGTACGTTCGTTCAAAACGTAAGCGCGCTGTTGGCAGATGACTTTTTCATCGAATCGGCTTTAGTCGGAGAACTTGCCCGGGCATATGTGGAACGCGTTATTCAGATGATAAATAACCGGGATGATCTGGTCGGAGCCAATGACCAAGGCAAAAGAATTGAAGAGGCGATCGACCGTATTGATGACCCTCTTGTAAGAAATCTACTTTATAAATCTTTAACAGGTAAGCGAAATGATTAA
- a CDS encoding HEPN domain-containing protein: MSIYLGTIAPWEQYPKHLRFSEIVNPLKVITDFFSSGWPNDHRQDLKEWRYYVLNDKFYKDRHGPGHVLFIYDQTVQLIEAMHLLLLKNSDRWRKLEDVTEKQIDEEKKEWIYFPNNLTAKELANPYKAIKKCFKKLSPQEYRDYLKEWLHASLCNSAADETLMAGEIIEVYDNIRKLYSAAWLIHQRETDDTITHKSWCNSKVEKEPAPTAIAGELSPLKDLNPQLTKAEKLGIEAVKNLIVERVPSVFMIYLVGTHSDPFTYYLLVLIDDNEKTPEHEIANKIEDNCRYLASVFAIVHKLSSAKGALMKDRRFWHNTLYKSVNIYRAPDVELTGVHAIDNSVWLERAQRDWNRWGIQGKNFIKGAIRYIEDANYNLALFCLHQAAESSLIGIITAVLGYRTNGHSLARKIKMTLLFTNEIKDVLKLNTPKGVRIFTLLQSGYAEARYKSEFKADEESVKLLKEKVGLLLDKIEQVYQEFLKEKSAPLSTGK, from the coding sequence ATGAGTATATATCTAGGCACCATTGCACCATGGGAGCAGTATCCCAAACATTTGCGATTCAGCGAGATCGTAAATCCCTTAAAAGTCATCACCGATTTCTTCAGTTCCGGCTGGCCGAACGACCATCGTCAGGATTTAAAGGAATGGCGGTATTATGTATTAAATGACAAGTTCTACAAAGACCGGCACGGCCCCGGCCATGTGTTATTCATCTATGATCAAACCGTGCAGTTGATTGAAGCCATGCACTTGTTATTGCTTAAAAATAGTGACAGGTGGCGAAAACTGGAGGATGTTACCGAAAAGCAGATAGATGAGGAAAAGAAGGAATGGATCTATTTCCCGAATAACCTTACTGCAAAGGAGCTTGCCAACCCCTACAAAGCAATAAAAAAGTGCTTTAAGAAGCTCAGCCCACAGGAGTATCGTGATTATTTGAAAGAATGGCTGCACGCCTCATTATGTAACAGTGCTGCTGACGAAACCCTAATGGCAGGTGAGATCATCGAGGTGTATGATAATATCCGTAAGCTTTATTCGGCAGCCTGGCTTATTCATCAGCGTGAAACGGATGATACGATCACACACAAATCATGGTGTAACAGCAAAGTTGAGAAAGAGCCAGCACCGACAGCCATTGCAGGTGAGCTATCACCCTTAAAAGACCTGAACCCTCAATTGACCAAAGCTGAAAAGCTTGGTATTGAAGCAGTAAAAAACTTAATTGTTGAGCGTGTGCCTTCAGTATTCATGATATACCTGGTCGGTACACATTCAGATCCCTTTACTTATTATCTGCTGGTATTAATTGATGACAATGAGAAAACACCAGAACACGAGATTGCCAATAAAATAGAAGATAATTGCCGATACTTAGCATCGGTTTTTGCCATCGTTCACAAGCTATCCAGCGCCAAAGGGGCATTAATGAAGGACAGACGTTTCTGGCATAATACTCTTTACAAAAGCGTTAATATTTACAGAGCACCCGATGTGGAACTAACAGGCGTACATGCGATAGACAACAGCGTATGGTTAGAACGAGCACAGCGTGATTGGAACAGATGGGGCATACAGGGTAAAAACTTTATTAAAGGCGCCATAAGATACATCGAGGATGCAAATTACAATCTAGCCCTCTTTTGTTTACATCAGGCAGCCGAGAGCAGTCTTATTGGCATTATAACGGCGGTTCTTGGCTACCGTACGAATGGGCATAGCCTTGCAAGAAAAATCAAAATGACCTTACTGTTTACTAATGAAATTAAAGATGTGCTTAAACTTAATACGCCGAAAGGAGTAAGGATATTTACACTATTGCAATCTGGTTATGCCGAAGCAAGATATAAGAGTGAGTTTAAAGCGGATGAAGAATCTGTAAAGCTGTTGAAGGAAAAGGTGGGCTTGCTATTGGATAAGATCGAGCAAGTGTATCAAGAATTTTTAAAGGAAAAATCCGCTCCATTAAGCACCGGCAAATAA
- a CDS encoding helix-turn-helix transcriptional regulator — MSTATDTPKNIHQGRNVKRFREMLGLKQEALALAMGDDWSQKRVSLLEAKEIIEEDILAQVAAILKVPVEAIKNFDEETAIHNIQNNYDNAVIHGGPTVNYNCTFNPIDKLIELFEENKRLYEQLLASEREKVELLKSKS, encoded by the coding sequence ATGAGTACAGCTACCGATACACCAAAAAATATTCACCAGGGCCGCAATGTGAAACGTTTTCGCGAGATGCTGGGATTGAAACAGGAAGCGCTTGCTTTAGCGATGGGCGATGACTGGAGCCAAAAACGAGTTTCGTTGTTAGAAGCAAAAGAAATTATCGAGGAAGATATTCTCGCTCAGGTAGCCGCTATACTTAAAGTACCTGTTGAAGCTATCAAAAATTTTGACGAGGAGACAGCTATTCATAACATACAAAACAACTATGATAATGCAGTTATCCACGGTGGTCCTACTGTTAATTATAACTGCACATTCAACCCTATAGATAAACTCATCGAATTATTTGAAGAAAATAAAAGGCTGTATGAGCAATTGTTAGCCAGCGAACGCGAAAAGGTTGAACTTTTAAAAAGCAAAAGTTAG
- a CDS encoding TlpA disulfide reductase family protein, with protein sequence MRSFMLMIIGLFIFYPFAKAQQNPASTLKRAVEVGEKPRFISYTATTVKKNIFSDNDTSVTRISETLTRSAQRKIVAQNTTNSDRFGHPVFRDVFIHDTLYTLDFRDSVYSFQVHPKTVIGSLTDYLEELKYVIDRIPSLVQQRPDTVIDRRICYSFFVKRYDTVVNNNHDFTHLYFYLDEKTLLPVYTKELGAGSASKGGYSLGRVNVFNERRFANFKIGQVPNATTFKFDKVGFDVENKQMLENGSVAPLIQVANLTGKKVSPEEFKNKTLLIEFGSTTCGANPLAIPMLNRLAEKHKASEVTILSIYSDETTKQIRDYVDANNINVPIYKGNIKLKKSFKTVGTPNFYLIDKNGLVVRAFHGYSDTLENELTLAINELKGN encoded by the coding sequence ATGAGAAGCTTTATGTTAATGATTATCGGGCTATTCATATTCTACCCATTTGCGAAGGCTCAGCAAAATCCTGCATCAACTTTGAAACGAGCTGTCGAAGTTGGAGAAAAGCCTCGCTTCATCAGCTATACTGCTACTACTGTAAAGAAAAACATATTTAGTGATAACGATACCTCTGTTACCCGAATCAGTGAAACCTTAACCAGAAGTGCTCAGCGAAAGATCGTAGCTCAAAACACGACCAATTCTGATCGTTTTGGCCATCCAGTTTTTCGCGATGTATTCATTCACGACACACTTTACACTCTCGATTTTAGAGATAGTGTTTACTCGTTCCAAGTACATCCCAAAACAGTCATAGGCTCCCTAACCGATTATCTGGAAGAACTTAAGTATGTGATTGACAGAATACCATCCTTGGTTCAGCAACGACCTGATACTGTCATTGATCGTAGAATTTGCTATAGTTTCTTCGTTAAAAGGTACGATACAGTTGTGAACAACAACCACGATTTTACTCATCTTTACTTCTACCTTGATGAAAAAACACTGTTGCCTGTTTATACCAAAGAGCTGGGTGCAGGTAGTGCCAGCAAGGGTGGTTACAGCCTTGGCAGGGTCAATGTCTTCAATGAACGGCGTTTCGCAAATTTCAAAATCGGCCAAGTCCCTAACGCTACTACATTTAAATTTGATAAGGTTGGTTTTGACGTGGAGAATAAGCAAATGCTTGAAAATGGAAGCGTCGCTCCTTTGATCCAGGTAGCCAATCTGACCGGTAAAAAGGTTTCACCTGAAGAATTCAAAAACAAAACATTACTGATAGAATTCGGCTCCACAACTTGCGGCGCTAATCCTCTTGCTATACCCATGTTAAACAGACTGGCTGAAAAGCACAAAGCATCTGAAGTTACAATTCTTAGTATTTATTCCGACGAAACGACAAAGCAGATCAGGGATTACGTAGATGCCAACAACATTAACGTTCCAATTTATAAAGGAAACATTAAGCTCAAAAAAAGCTTTAAAACCGTCGGTACGCCTAATTTTTATTTGATTGATAAAAACGGACTTGTTGTAAGGGCATTTCACGGTTACAGCGATACACTGGAAAATGAACTGACATTGGCCATTAACGAACTGAAAGGCAACTGA
- a CDS encoding relaxase/mobilization nuclease domain-containing protein has translation MMGKPITGRSFGGCVRYVVERQEAKILHAEGVRMQNAIQLIQDFNLQRKMRPELGKAVGHLILSWSKEDLAKLSDAIMVERSKEYMEKVGIRNTQFVVVRHTDKAHPHLHLIYNRVDNNGRTISDKNNFAKNVKACKEITLKYGYHLGQGKEQVNRQALRGKEKVRYELYDAIKTAMKIATNWKDLEAKLAKQGVAITYKYRSGTGEVQGISFEKGELKMKGSAIDRSLSYARINAALNQNRKVQMYQATKQSDEPSLASQLRDAIRHEGQHEHQHYYGGGKSLLDILLTPEFIPAGPDPTGEAEEARRRRRKRKGQQQAQGPRL, from the coding sequence ATGATGGGTAAGCCAATCACCGGCAGGAGCTTTGGCGGCTGTGTCCGTTATGTGGTCGAGCGGCAGGAAGCGAAGATATTACATGCTGAAGGCGTACGAATGCAGAATGCCATCCAGCTTATTCAGGACTTTAACCTGCAACGCAAGATGCGTCCGGAGTTAGGTAAAGCAGTCGGGCACCTCATTTTGAGTTGGAGCAAGGAAGACCTAGCTAAGCTCAGCGATGCTATCATGGTGGAACGGTCAAAGGAGTACATGGAAAAGGTAGGCATCCGCAACACACAGTTTGTTGTAGTCCGTCACACGGATAAAGCACACCCACACCTGCACCTCATCTATAACCGGGTGGATAATAACGGCAGGACGATCAGCGATAAGAACAACTTTGCCAAGAACGTGAAAGCCTGCAAGGAGATCACCTTGAAATACGGCTACCATTTGGGCCAAGGTAAGGAACAGGTGAACCGGCAGGCGCTACGTGGCAAAGAGAAGGTCAGATACGAGTTGTATGATGCGATTAAGACTGCCATGAAGATAGCCACTAACTGGAAAGATTTAGAAGCAAAGCTAGCAAAGCAAGGTGTTGCCATCACTTACAAATATCGGAGCGGCACTGGTGAAGTACAGGGTATCTCTTTTGAAAAAGGGGAACTGAAAATGAAAGGCTCGGCTATTGACCGCAGCCTGAGTTATGCCAGGATCAATGCTGCTTTAAACCAGAATAGGAAAGTACAGATGTACCAGGCGACAAAACAGAGTGACGAACCATCACTGGCCAGTCAGTTAAGAGACGCTATACGGCACGAAGGACAACATGAACATCAGCACTATTATGGTGGTGGTAAAAGCCTTTTAGATATCCTATTGACACCTGAGTTTATACCAGCTGGGCCTGATCCTACAGGCGAAGCAGAGGAAGCACGCAGAAGGCGAAGGAAACGTAAGGGGCAGCAGCAGGCACAAGGACCACGGCTGTAA
- a CDS encoding helix-turn-helix domain-containing protein, whose protein sequence is MNVELITSEDLKQFKNEMLTEINRLIGAPQGQSKQWLKSVEVRKLLNISAGTLQNLRLNGTLHFTKIGGMLYYKLADINKLLEGGAL, encoded by the coding sequence ATGAATGTGGAATTAATCACAAGTGAAGACTTGAAGCAATTTAAGAACGAGATGCTCACAGAGATCAACAGACTGATCGGCGCGCCACAAGGTCAAAGCAAGCAATGGCTGAAAAGTGTAGAAGTGCGTAAGCTGCTCAACATCTCGGCGGGCACTTTGCAAAACCTACGGTTAAACGGCACACTGCATTTTACCAAGATTGGCGGTATGCTCTATTACAAACTAGCCGATATCAACAAGCTATTGGAAGGAGGCGCATTATGA
- a CDS encoding helix-turn-helix domain-containing protein, giving the protein MTIINDEALSRCIRDAVRAELQEHFNKGRNPPPDNERLLSKQELATELGVSLVTLTDWMKKGLPFLRLHKRVYFKKSQVLNIMHQNITNQIKEEK; this is encoded by the coding sequence ATGACTATCATTAACGACGAAGCTCTGAGCCGCTGCATCCGGGATGCAGTCAGGGCAGAACTACAGGAACATTTTAACAAAGGACGTAATCCGCCGCCCGACAACGAAAGGCTCCTTTCCAAGCAGGAATTGGCCACCGAGTTAGGAGTGTCACTAGTCACACTCACCGACTGGATGAAAAAAGGCTTGCCTTTTCTTCGTCTGCACAAACGCGTCTATTTTAAAAAGAGCCAGGTGCTAAATATCATGCACCAAAACATTACGAATCAGATCAAGGAGGAAAAATGA